Below is a window of Dethiosulfovibrio faecalis DNA.
AATATGGAACGTCGACGGACTCGAAAAACTCTATGGTTCCAAGATCCTGAGGCCTACAGAAGACCAGCTCGTCCCCCATAGCCTGAACCTCGACCCCCTGTTCCCAGCCGATACGAAGGACCTCCTCCACCAGGGCACCATCCATCTGAGCCTCCCAGAACACCTGGCCTCGTCTATCCATTATCCTGGCTCCGTCGTATAGAATCGACGGGAGCTCCGCCCCGACCGCCAGGATATGTGGCAAGGCGGAACCGAGAATCCTTCCGCTGGCCACAGAGATATCCCAACCGTCGGACCTCAGCCTTTCCAAGGCCAAAACGGTGACGGCCGACATACTGCCCTTGCCGTCCAGTAGCGTTCCGTCCAGGTCCGTTACCAACAGACGACGAAAAGGCCCCGCCGAACGGCGGGGCCCCGAAAAATCCATCCCCTCTATCACTGGGAAAGGTTCA
It encodes the following:
- a CDS encoding HAD-IIB family hydrolase produces the protein MDFSGPRRSAGPFRRLLVTDLDGTLLDGKGSMSAVTVLALERLRSDGWDISVASGRILGSALPHILAVGAELPSILYDGARIMDRRGQVFWEAQMDGALVEEVLRIGWEQGVEVQAMGDELVFCRPQDLGTIEFFESVDVPYSPSLAGPEADLGRVFRVMFHDRSRSEGREISEMLKSALDGRAEVVLAGNGFVDVLPPGVNKGSALNRLLDMVEVKYDIVVAVGDNENDMELLRRADVPVAISSAPGDLLALASWTVPCPEMGGADVLVDRLLKIEKEEYVNG